The following proteins are encoded in a genomic region of Cellulomonas sp. ES6:
- a CDS encoding acyltransferase has product MRDADATPRRLPGLDALRGLAVSLVLLNHAWPATFGAAGVVGVTIFFALSGWLITGLLLRDVEQHGRVRYGRFAAARALRLYPPMLFMLAGFVVVEGALDHLGDRHLVPESLLAAVTYTMNLPLLPHGSESLYHFWTLATEEQFYLLWPLVLAWAWRRGLLRVAVGLGVLGTLAACTVTMLLVAPDVARVYALPTSWAAALLIGCAGRLGQDTLQQLLPPERGPRRRLLVVLVALLLATSLSGPTGAHPWWYLLGVPSVAAATVVLVSYAGRWPVLPSRLLRPAVALGTISYAAYLWNAAIVRWLHHPQDALGALATIALTLVAATASWWLVERPAGRLRARLLGGRRVSGRGRTPAGPRSGRRRRRAPAAPARTT; this is encoded by the coding sequence GTGAGAGATGCCGACGCGACGCCCCGCCGCCTGCCCGGCCTCGACGCGCTCCGTGGGCTCGCCGTGTCGCTCGTCCTGCTCAACCACGCCTGGCCCGCGACGTTCGGCGCCGCCGGCGTGGTCGGCGTGACCATCTTCTTCGCCCTCTCCGGCTGGCTCATCACGGGCCTGCTGCTCCGCGACGTCGAGCAGCACGGCCGCGTGCGCTACGGCCGCTTCGCCGCCGCGCGTGCCCTGCGCCTCTACCCGCCCATGCTGTTCATGCTCGCGGGCTTCGTCGTCGTCGAGGGCGCCCTGGACCACCTCGGCGACCGCCACCTCGTCCCGGAGTCGCTGCTGGCCGCCGTGACCTACACGATGAACCTGCCGCTGCTCCCCCACGGGAGCGAGTCGCTCTACCACTTCTGGACCCTGGCGACCGAGGAGCAGTTCTACCTGCTGTGGCCGCTCGTCCTGGCATGGGCGTGGCGGCGCGGCCTGCTGCGGGTGGCGGTCGGGCTCGGCGTCCTCGGCACGCTCGCGGCGTGCACCGTCACGATGCTGCTGGTGGCGCCGGACGTCGCACGCGTCTACGCGCTGCCCACGTCCTGGGCCGCCGCGCTGCTCATCGGCTGCGCGGGCAGGCTCGGGCAGGACACGCTGCAGCAGCTGCTGCCGCCGGAACGCGGGCCCCGGCGGCGGCTCCTGGTCGTGCTGGTGGCGCTGCTGCTGGCGACCTCCCTGTCCGGGCCCACCGGGGCGCACCCCTGGTGGTACCTGCTGGGAGTGCCGTCGGTGGCCGCGGCCACCGTCGTGCTCGTGTCGTACGCCGGCCGCTGGCCGGTCCTGCCCAGCCGGCTGCTGCGTCCGGCGGTCGCCCTCGGCACGATCTCCTACGCCGCCTACCTGTGGAACGCGGCGATCGTGCGGTGGCTGCACCACCCGCAGGACGCGCTCGGCGCCCTCGCCACGATCGCGCTCACGCTCGTCGCCGCCACCGCGAGCTGGTGGCTGGTCGAGCGTCCCGCGGGACGGCTGCGCGCGCGACTGCTCGGCGGGCGCCGGGTCAGCGGGCGGGGGCGGACGCCGGCCGGCCCTCGATCCGGGCGACGGCGTCGGCGTGCACCCGCCGCTCCAGCACGAACGACATGA